AAACCGCAAGGGGGTGGTATGCTACcaccctctctttccctctatctctcttgtACCTCCTGCAACTCGACACCTCTACGACTCGTCTCATTGTGGTCCTCCCTCTCACTATGATTTCTTTCTCTCCGCATCATTCCTTTACAATTCTTACTAGCCAGGTATTTTGCACCTCATCACCATTGTCCTTCTcattgcatctctctctctctctcgcacagGTAGGTTGGCTTTCCCTCCTCCTCCAAAGACCAAGATAGCTTCTAGAAGCATCGAGCACCTTTGGGAGGTTGCCAACAGTGCCTCCCCATGCTCACCATCTCCCTTTCTTCACCCTTTGCTACTGTTGATGGTCTTTGCCAACTACCCtccttgtctctctctctctctctctgtctctctgtctctatctctcctctctctctcctctctagtCCCCCTTTAGCTATCCCTTCCTCTGGCTCTCCCACCCTCTGTCtctatctctcctctctctctcctctctagtCCCCCTTTAGCTATCCCTTCCTCTGGCTCTCCCACCCTCTGTCtctatctctcctctctctctcctccctagtCCCCCTCTAGCTATCCCTTCCTCTGGCTCTCCCACCCTCTGTCTctatctcctctctctctctcctctctagtCCCCCTTTAGCTATCCCTTCCTCTGGCTCTCTCACCCTCTGTCTCTATCTCTCCTCTCTAGTCCCCCTCTAGCTATCCCTTCCTCTGGCGCTGCCACCCTCTGTCtctatctctcctctctctcctctctagttccaccctctgtctctctctcctctctctctcctctctagtCCCCCTCTAGCTATCCCTTCCTTTGGCTCTCCcaccctctgtctctctctctcctctctagtTCCCCTCTAGCTATCCCCTCCTCTGGCTCTCCCACCCCTCTCCCTCGGTTCTTCTTCTAGAATGTTCGTTGGATTTCTCTTTTCTAAATAGTGAGATGGCACTAAATGCCCATCATGCATATATATGGATCTGGTTAATTAGTCAATCCAAATCTAATCCATATTACGGCGTGTCGAATTAGATGAATCAGGACTGAGTAGGCAGTGTTTCCATTAAATTTCTTCGATCTGAAGACTGTTGTTGGATGTGGAAACTATTTTATaaaatgaattgaatcaaaAAGTGGGTTCTACCAATGCCTTGGTAATTTAAggactttcaaaaaaaaatgcaaagattgcagtcaagagtattaaaaaaaaacaatcaaattaattttctctCCAGGTACATCTTTAGTAAAATGAAGGACTGCAGAGATCTTCACTTTGACTTGGAATGATGCATCATTGCATCTGATAGTACTATTGGAGAGTAATCCCAACAGGttcttttaaggaaaagaaCAGAAACCATTTATAATTACACAATTAcactactaaaaagaaaaagaaaaaattacttggacaccccgcTAAAGTATGGTTTAATTACTTACTATCACTaacgtttcaaacaattacttgacatcCCCTATGAAAACTGATGGTGTTAATCTATTATTATTGGTTGAATGAAAAATTCCATTTTACCTTTATCATCTATCCAATAGAAAACAGTGAAATTGACAGATttacctcctcctccttcttcttcttgcaacccCACCACCCCTACCTCCTAATGCATTGCATCTGCAACCCTAAttgatttcaaaccctaatcgatttcagaaaatttatcttttcttaaacaaatttcaaatcaaaataacccaaaccTTTCATCGATTTTCAAATGaagggtttgaatctgaaaatcgattaagggtttAACTACCCTAATCTCACACTAGGAAGAGGAAACCATTTGACACAAACGCTATAAGCCCCAAATGGCTCAGGCACAGGATCATAAAGCAGAGTGAGGGTGATCTGATTTACTTTCCATATTTGGAGATTTGTTAGGTTATCTGAAAAAATTACCCACTTCTGTGTAGCATCCATAGTTTTCTAGTCCACACAAGGTTAGGAATTAAAATCAGGCTTATAGCACTTCAGTTTGTCCTACAAACAGATTCAAGGATTCAACCCTTCTCTCACATGTCATGTGTTAATTTCTCCACCTCCTTTAAAATCAGGGTTTCCTGTTTTTTTGTTAGGTGGAGACTAGGGATCTCAGTTTGTTGGTTCATCATCTGGAGTTAGCATAAATGGATCCAATGGCGGAAGAGCAATTAGACTACGGAGATGAAGAATATGATGGAGGTCAGAAGATGCAGTCTCAGGGCGGTGGAGCAATCTCTGCCCTCATAGAAGAGGAGCTGATCGGAGAGGATGATGAGTACGATGATCTCTACAATGATGTTAATGTCGGTGACGGATTTCTGCAGCTGCACCGCACCGAAACACCCATTTTAGGAGGTGCAGGGAGCGAACCACAagggaccaggatcctctgcagtaccggcgggacggcagtgcacatccgatggTACAGCAGAggccacatggcacacatggcccaCATGGTCTCTGCTGTGCCATCCGATGTGCACCACCGCCCCGCCATGTATTGCAGAAGCTCAAAAATCTGATGGCCTTCAAATCAAGGGTCGTTGAACAAGGTGGGTCGGAAGACATAAGCATTAAGCATCCCGAGAGTTGGGTTGGAGGGGAAAATCTaggcttttgtttttttttgtggttgcaGAAAGGGGTAAATCTATCACTTCATTATACCTTAAAGGTAGTTTAGACATTACAAAAAAATTATCCGATGACATCATCATTAAACTAACGGACatgacctacttgaaagaaatggtaaattGCAAAGgatgttcaagtaattgtttgaaatattaggaagaataaataattaggccaaggggtgtccaagtaattttttcaaaaaattaaaaaagataaatgtacagacttttgatttgatttgtggaTCTCTTCTTTGTTGTTGGGCTTCCTCTTTTATAAGCAACCTAGTAGTTAGGGTGGTTCCTGTCAGCAACTGTTcctattcaaatttgaaatttgaataattCCCTGGGAACGGTTTGCAACCGTATTTGTTTAACCCGATTGTATGGCCCAATGATGACCGAAATAGGGGTATAAACAGGCTGATTCTGATCCAAATTGACTGACTACACGGATCCGATCTCAAGTCCTCGAACCATGTTCATGGGGTAGCTTTCAACacatttaaaattttccttcaaagACATCAGTTAAGGGAGGAAATTTTAATTTGAGTTGAGTTCCTCTACATGTACGTTCATGTGTCAACACCtgtctcttttgttttcattaatGTCCTTTTTCACCgttaaaatttttatgaacaaaaataaatatctttcgattcctttctttttcttttgaccTAGTTATCAGCTAACTTATCATTACGTTCATATATGAGGTCTGAAATAACTTTTACTGTTCCGAGTTATCCATCCAAGTACAATGATGGCTACTGGAAAAAAACTCGGTTTAGGTTAATGCACGAACAAGATTCGCAATCTTGGTATCGGTTGGATCGAATCAGATCGGGATCTCCCAAACTCAGGCAATTATGACGCTTGtgctcttgttttttttttcttttttttttggccttttaaCACTTGTCCGCAcagctggatcggatcggatcgatcTTGACTaataccgatccaatccggccaaaatcggccgatccgatccgagattacgaactaTGCAGCACGAAGATGAAATCACGTGTTAATTATCTCAAAGAGGAGAGGGAACGtggaaaaaacctgcaactctgCAAGTATTTGAAGTGAATGGTTAAAATCGTTTCCATTGGATGAGACCCACTTCGTTTCCATTTTGTATGACAAGGATTACTTATTCACGTGAAAGCTGCTTCTGGTTAGATTCAGGGCCGTGCCAGCTTCGATCGTAGAGGACGGTAGGTTATTCGACGAGCTCGGCGAAGAAAATCGCCGGCACATTTGCTGGAAACTCCCATATTTTGCTTCGGTTCTACGCGAAAAGAGTTGGGAGTGAGCAAAGCTCGAGCTTCTCTGTAATCTAGTGTGGGAAGTGGTAACATTTGCAATCTGATGGCTGAAAGTGGAGCAAGATGGGTACTGAGGTCGCTGGCAATGATTGGGATAAGCTTCTTTCTGGCTTCTGTGTTTGTTTCTGCAGACCGGGGCATTAGGTACAGAGGAACTGAAGAGGTTCTATCGGATTATCTTacgaaagttgaaaatttcttgTGGCAGTCGGATAAATTGGGTTACCAACATGTCTGGCCTGTAAGTCTCTAAATCTCTGCTACTTCCCGATAGGAACTCGTTTTTATCTCATTTCTTGTATCGTTTGATCATATTTCCCTGTTCTATTACTGGTAAGAAGCTGAATTTGTTATTGATTTTATTGACAGGATATGAAATTTGGATGGCAAATCGTTGTGGGTTCGATAATCGGATTCTTTGGAGCAGCGTTTGGGAGTGTAGGAGGTGTTGGTGGGGGCGGGATCTTCGTTCCCATGCTTACCCTAATTATTGGGTTTGACGCGAAATCGTCCACAGCAATATCAAAATGTAAGAGGAGACTTCTGTTCTTGATAGAAATTCTCTActcagtgtgtgtgtgtgtgtgtgtgtttaatttttctaaatCTATTGTACACGTtacaaatatttcaaatactTGTCTTCTGGAGAAGGGTAAAAGATGAAGGGAGGATCTCAGCAGAAGTCTTGTAAATTATTGGACAATCAGGAGCTTTGCAACTAACTCAAATTCAGAGGCCTTGTCTGAATTGGATagatatacattttttttcccttggagaaaactgtttctttcttctttttttgttcaaagTAACTGTTTCACTTTTCATGCACCAAAAATCTCATGGGCCTTGCATAAAAAAGAGTAAGCACTTTTAACTTGAGATGGATCTCAAATGATTTTGTGTCTGAACTTTATGAAGTACATGATTGAATTTTGGTATCTTGGGATGTGATGTGTTTCAAATATACACTGTTAAGCCATTATTTGATTTTAAACATAATTTTGACTAAGATTTCTCTAAAATTACTTCTAAAGACAAATGTACCACTAGAAGCAAAAACCCAGATACTTCTTTGGAAATATGAAGCTGCATTACTCTGTTAATCCACCCCGTGCGAGTACTGAGGATATGTGCTTGGCCAGGTATGATCATGGGTGGGGCTGCTTCAACTGTGTACTACAATCTTAAGCTAAAGCATCCAACTCTTGACATGCCCATCATTGACTATGATTTGGCACTGCTCTTCCAACCAATGCTCATGCTGGGGATCAGTATTGGAGTTGCTTTCAATGTGATCTTTGCTGACTGGATGGTCACCGTTCTGCTAATTGTTATCTTTCTAGGTAATAGTTACCTGAATTTCACATGTTCAAGCCATTAATTCAATTTCGAATGTGTCCTCAATTGGCTATGGTGGCCTGTAGGCACATCTACTAGGGCATTCTTCAAGGGTATTGAAACATGGAAAAAGGAAACTATAATGAAGGTAGTCCTTAATCACCAATTCTCATCGCAAAAATTGTTATATAATCTAATTCAACTTACTCTTCCCTTCCCCAAACTTTCTTGATTTTAATTTCAGGAGGCTGCTAAGCGCTTGGAGTCAAATGGTGAGTTGGACTACTCCATCTATCATGTCAGAGAACAGGGAGGATCCCTTATGCACTAACCTTGTTTGATTTCCTTGCAACTGAAGCATGTAAAGTTTCCTATATAATCAGAAACTGGCAATGAAGAAGTTGAATACAAGCCTCTACCTGGTGGCCCTAGCAATTCCACTCAAAAGGAGACCAAAGGATCTGGAGAACCAGAGGTGAGTATAATGTTTTGAGCTTTAATTCCCCTCGAGAGCATGGACTAACTTCTCTAACCATCCCAGGCTCCTATTCTTGAGAATATCTACTGGAAAGAACTtggccttcttttttttgtctgGATTGCATTTCTTGCTCTTCAAATCACCAAGGTTTGCTCTTTCTGATGTCTTTCTCATTTTCAAAAAGCAACACTTGGGCCGTGCTCATGCTTTTATTAATCCATCAGCTGACCAAAGCATAACCTTTGCCTTTGAACACAGAACTATACAACAACCTGTTCAATAGTGTATTGGGTTTTGAACTTATTACAGGTACTTCCTATTTCTTTGATTGGTTCCGAGTGGTCTGTGGTTTTCCCTTCATTGTTAGATACACTTGGATTGGACTTTCAGCCCCTCACTATTGTGCCACAAGATGCTACCTATATGATCTATTGGCTAAAGCTGCTGAAGCACTATATTCTCTTGAACTCGGATTTGAAACATGTCTTGCAGATCCCGGTTGCTGTGGGAGTGTCCTTGTATGAGGCAGTCAACCTTTACAATGGACGGAGAGTAATCGCCTCCAGGGGAGATGCAGTGACAAACTGGAAAGTGCATCAACTGATTCTTTATTGTTCATGCGGTGTACTGGCTGGCATAGTCGGTGGACTGCTCGGTCTAGGTGGAGGCTTTATTTTGGGTCCTCTTTTCTTGGAGTTAGGCGTACCTCCTCAGGTGGGTTGTGTGCACTATCCTTGGAATAAATATGATGTAATAGTTCAGTTATTATTTTGTTGCTTGCATTAGTTTAGTAAGAGATGCTTCTACTTTTGCATTATCAGCGCATACTGACTAAAATTGAAGGCAAAGTTCTCCTTCCCATCAACAAGATTTGTCATGCATTATGGAACATTTAACTCACTCAAGTAGTAAGGGTAAAAGCTTAGTTGAGTTGAACTGTGTGTATTGTGCTGCCTTCGTATTCTACCATCCTGTTCTTTGTGGTGGTAGCTTGGATCAAAGTACAGAGTGAAAATTGataaagtgcttctaattgagCATGGTTCCACTTGATTTGACCATCAATAACCTCATCATAAAGGGTATGGTGAGTCTCTAGCTCCGAGTTACTCACTCAACTGGTGCCATTATGCTGCCAGTCCTAAGCCCAGGTAAAGGTGGGTGGATGCATCAGGCTAGTAGCTGGGATTCAAAACTTTTAGCTAATCTCATCATGGTTCTTTGAAATTCTTTAAATGCTAGGATGTTACTGGAACAATGGAACAGCTGCTATGACACTAAGTTGAGTGGAATAGCGAAAGATTCATTAGTTGGCTACAATTAGTTGTGATGATGCTTGGTTGAGTTGATTGTATATACTGTCATGCAgagaaaagaaacttttgtgGACTAATAAACATTAAACTGTGGTGTTTTAACAGATGACCTGATTCCATGCTTGACCTTTTCTCAATTTGTATGCAGGTTTCAAGTGCTACGGCCTCCTTTGCCATGATTTTCTCCTCATCCATGTCAGTTGTAGAATATTACATTCTTAAGCGTTTCCCAGTTCCTTATGGTTAGTGAAATGGGTTGTCATTCCCTAGATCTTGTTTCTTTAGCTAGTCTGTTTTCTGAGAAACAGAGCAACACATTTGCataatatttttgttatttacaattaaaatttatttgacAGCTCTCTACTTTGTTGCCGTGGCAACAATTTCTGCCTTTGTTGGGCAATATGCTGTTAGAAAGATAATCTTTATCCTGGGAAGGGCGTCACTCATCATTTTCATTCTGGCTTTTATGATCTTCGTGAGCGCAATCTCACTAGGTGAGCATCAATTTGAAAAACAACTGGTctcaattcattcttttcacttttgttaatttttagttaaaaaTTCTTGGCAAAATTGTTGGCTTCTTGCCTTTCACCAAGAGAACTATTTTTGAGTGCTAAaggcttttatttatttttttttttcaattaaacagGTGGAGTTGGGATAGCAAATATGATTGAGAAGATTGAGAATAAGGATTACATGGGTTTTGAGAACCTCTGCGAATATTAATGCTTAGCATGgacctttttcttccttccctcGAAATTCTCTGATTTAATAATATTCATAGAAGTTATTCATATTTATAAGGCCTCAAGCCTTCTCATGCTTTAATACAAATCTTTGGATTGCTAGGATGAAAATAACTGTTGCTCATTTAATTGCAATTAAGAACCTCTAAATGGAGTATTGAAGACAGGATCAGAGAGCTAGCCAAAAAAGCTGAAAGTTTTTTAAAAGCTTAACTTAACACATGAGATTGGAGCATTAAGACTTTATTCTGTTTTGGGGTGTCAAGTTAGATGTTTTGCAGCAAGTGTTGTTTTTGAGTGATCTATTCTCTAACCAACATGTTTACTTACATATGTTTTGCTTCTTACCTTTTTAGGCTTTTAAGATAATGACATTCTTTAGTCCAAGGCCCTTGATATCTATGTTGGGAAGAGTGAAAGTGTTTTCTTAGAACTTCTAATTTATTGCATAATTGAGTCACCCACTTTCAGCAACATCCACTCCGATGGAACTGGATGACTAAAGTATATGACCCAAACGAAATGTAATTTAGTCAATCATcatggcctctctctctctctctctccacaatTCCTGAGGATTGGAACCAGTGATCCTAATTTTGACCTATCTGGATTGGCTGATTCCTATACAGTAACCAGGGTTATGGTTTGCTGGGATCGATTTCTCCACTGATCTTGACTGATTCTGATCTAATCTCGACCTTGTGCATGAATTCCCCATAAAATTTAATGTaagttatgtgcctaatggggtttGAATTAGTGTATAGATACTAGATTTGGCCAACTTAATATGAGATacgttaaagggtttgatttaactCGCTCCATTGGGCTTCTGGAGCTTTTAACaaatcaatcaaatacctaacatTTGATATTAGAGATGAAGCACCATGTCACGGATAGACACAAATTTTTTATCACTTCAGAGTGACGTCACCTTATACGACGATTTCTTGAACCTAATTTTTTAGAAAACCAAGGTCAAAACTATTCGATCCTCGACCAATCCATAATGATATCATATCTATTTTCAGGATAACCAATACCCAATTTATTTTCAGGATAACttaaatattatataattg
The nucleotide sequence above comes from Telopea speciosissima isolate NSW1024214 ecotype Mountain lineage chromosome 3, Tspe_v1, whole genome shotgun sequence. Encoded proteins:
- the LOC122654249 gene encoding sulfite exporter TauE/SafE family protein 3-like isoform X2, with the translated sequence MAESGARWVLRSLAMIGISFFLASVFVSADRGIRYRGTEEVLSDYLTKVENFLWQSDKLGYQHVWPDMKFGWQIVVGSIIGFFGAAFGSVGGVGGGGIFVPMLTLIIGFDAKSSTAISKCMIMGGAASTVYYNLKLKHPTLDMPIIDYDLALLFQPMLMLGISIGVAFNVIFADWMVTVLLIVIFLGTSTRAFFKGIETWKKETIMKEAAKRLESNGAGNEEVEYKPLPGGPSNSTQKETKGSGEPEAPILENIYWKELGLLFFVWIAFLALQITKNYTTTCSIVYWVLNLLQIPVAVGVSLYEAVNLYNGRRVIASRGDAVTNWKVHQLILYCSCGVLAGIVGGLLGLGGGFILGPLFLELGVPPQVSSATASFAMIFSSSMSVVEYYILKRFPVPYALYFVAVATISAFVGQYAVRKIIFILGRASLIIFILAFMIFVSAISLGGVGIANMIEKIENKDYMGFENLCEY
- the LOC122654249 gene encoding sulfite exporter TauE/SafE family protein 3-like isoform X3, whose translation is MIGISFFLASVFVSADRGIRYRGTEEVLSDYLTKVENFLWQSDKLGYQHVWPDMKFGWQIVVGSIIGFFGAAFGSVGGVGGGGIFVPMLTLIIGFDAKSSTAISKCMIMGGAASTVYYNLKLKHPTLDMPIIDYDLALLFQPMLMLGISIGVAFNVIFADWMVTVLLIVIFLGTSTRAFFKGIETWKKETIMKEAAKRLESNETGNEEVEYKPLPGGPSNSTQKETKGSGEPEAPILENIYWKELGLLFFVWIAFLALQITKNYTTTCSIVYWVLNLLQIPVAVGVSLYEAVNLYNGRRVIASRGDAVTNWKVHQLILYCSCGVLAGIVGGLLGLGGGFILGPLFLELGVPPQVSSATASFAMIFSSSMSVVEYYILKRFPVPYALYFVAVATISAFVGQYAVRKIIFILGRASLIIFILAFMIFVSAISLGGVGIANMIEKIENKDYMGFENLCEY
- the LOC122654249 gene encoding sulfite exporter TauE/SafE family protein 3-like isoform X4; the encoded protein is MYRGTEEVLSDYLTKVENFLWQSDKLGYQHVWPDMKFGWQIVVGSIIGFFGAAFGSVGGVGGGGIFVPMLTLIIGFDAKSSTAISKCMIMGGAASTVYYNLKLKHPTLDMPIIDYDLALLFQPMLMLGISIGVAFNVIFADWMVTVLLIVIFLGTSTRAFFKGIETWKKETIMKEAAKRLESNETGNEEVEYKPLPGGPSNSTQKETKGSGEPEAPILENIYWKELGLLFFVWIAFLALQITKNYTTTCSIVYWVLNLLQIPVAVGVSLYEAVNLYNGRRVIASRGDAVTNWKVHQLILYCSCGVLAGIVGGLLGLGGGFILGPLFLELGVPPQVSSATASFAMIFSSSMSVVEYYILKRFPVPYALYFVAVATISAFVGQYAVRKIIFILGRASLIIFILAFMIFVSAISLGGVGIANMIEKIENKDYMGFENLCEY
- the LOC122654249 gene encoding sulfite exporter TauE/SafE family protein 3-like isoform X1, with protein sequence MAESGARWVLRSLAMIGISFFLASVFVSADRGIRYRGTEEVLSDYLTKVENFLWQSDKLGYQHVWPDMKFGWQIVVGSIIGFFGAAFGSVGGVGGGGIFVPMLTLIIGFDAKSSTAISKCMIMGGAASTVYYNLKLKHPTLDMPIIDYDLALLFQPMLMLGISIGVAFNVIFADWMVTVLLIVIFLGTSTRAFFKGIETWKKETIMKEAAKRLESNETGNEEVEYKPLPGGPSNSTQKETKGSGEPEAPILENIYWKELGLLFFVWIAFLALQITKNYTTTCSIVYWVLNLLQIPVAVGVSLYEAVNLYNGRRVIASRGDAVTNWKVHQLILYCSCGVLAGIVGGLLGLGGGFILGPLFLELGVPPQVSSATASFAMIFSSSMSVVEYYILKRFPVPYALYFVAVATISAFVGQYAVRKIIFILGRASLIIFILAFMIFVSAISLGGVGIANMIEKIENKDYMGFENLCEY